A stretch of Campylobacter showae DNA encodes these proteins:
- the ilvN gene encoding acetolactate synthase small subunit, whose product MRRVISVIVLNEHGVLSRISGLFAGRGYNIDTLTVAPIPGTELSRISIVTSGDERVLEQIVKQLHKLIPTYKVIESGEFVEKEMALVKIPLSENFGGLDAILKAYNGIVANTNENYIVVMVSDDASRIENFLKAIKKFNPTDVVRGGSVLMDL is encoded by the coding sequence ATAAGAAGAGTGATTTCAGTCATCGTGCTAAACGAGCACGGCGTTTTATCGCGCATTTCCGGGCTTTTTGCAGGGCGCGGATACAACATCGACACGCTCACGGTAGCGCCGATCCCAGGCACCGAGCTTTCGCGTATCAGTATCGTTACTAGCGGCGACGAGCGCGTGCTAGAGCAGATCGTAAAGCAGCTACACAAGCTAATACCGACCTACAAAGTCATCGAAAGCGGCGAATTCGTCGAAAAAGAAATGGCGCTCGTTAAAATCCCGCTAAGCGAAAATTTCGGCGGACTAGACGCGATATTAAAGGCCTACAACGGCATCGTAGCAAACACCAACGAAAACTACATCGTCGTCATGGTTAGCGACGACGCGAGCAGGATAGAAAATTTCCTCAAAGCTATCAAAAAATTTAACCCCACAGACGTCGTACGCGGCGGCTCGGTGCTAATGGATCTATGA
- the lpxD gene encoding UDP-3-O-(3-hydroxymyristoyl)glucosamine N-acyltransferase produces MKLSEIYKILGLEFSGEELEITALNSLSNAGASELGYCDSEKNAKFIEGSKAGAILVASNLKELVGAQSRAVVVENPHLAFAILSEYFAKELLASKPQPAQISPSAKIMPNVYVGSGAVIGDNTLVMAGAYVGDNVKIGANCVIHPNVVIYNDTVIGNGCRINANAVIGSDGFGYAHTKTGEHVKIYHNGNVVLEDFVEIGACTTIDRGVFESTVVKAYAKIDNLVQIGHNCEIGYGSILVSQVGLAGSTKLGRNVVMGGQSGSAGHLKVGDFAQIAARGGVSKDIAGGKKYAGAYPIMELADFFKLQAKIARFFKKN; encoded by the coding sequence ATGAAACTAAGCGAAATTTATAAAATTTTAGGACTGGAATTTAGCGGCGAGGAGCTAGAGATCACGGCTCTAAATTCACTCTCAAACGCAGGTGCTAGCGAGCTAGGCTACTGCGATAGCGAGAAAAATGCTAAATTTATCGAAGGTTCAAAGGCGGGCGCGATTTTAGTCGCGTCAAATTTAAAAGAGCTCGTCGGTGCGCAAAGTAGGGCGGTAGTGGTGGAAAACCCGCATCTTGCCTTTGCCATTTTGAGCGAGTATTTTGCCAAAGAGCTTCTAGCCTCCAAGCCGCAGCCGGCGCAAATTTCGCCAAGCGCAAAGATAATGCCAAACGTCTATGTGGGCTCAGGCGCCGTGATCGGCGATAATACGCTCGTGATGGCGGGCGCTTACGTCGGCGATAACGTAAAAATCGGCGCAAACTGCGTCATCCACCCAAACGTCGTCATCTATAACGACACCGTTATCGGCAACGGTTGCCGCATCAACGCAAACGCCGTCATCGGTAGCGACGGCTTTGGCTACGCGCACACGAAAACGGGCGAGCACGTGAAAATTTACCACAACGGCAACGTCGTTTTAGAGGATTTCGTTGAGATCGGCGCATGCACGACGATAGACCGCGGCGTGTTTGAAAGCACGGTCGTAAAAGCATACGCCAAGATCGATAACCTCGTGCAAATCGGCCACAACTGCGAGATAGGCTACGGCTCGATACTGGTCTCTCAGGTAGGGCTCGCAGGCTCCACAAAGCTAGGCCGCAACGTCGTGATGGGCGGACAAAGCGGCTCTGCGGGGCATTTAAAAGTCGGCGACTTTGCCCAGATAGCGGCGCGCGGCGGCGTGTCAAAGGATATCGCGGGCGGTAAAAAATACGCGGGCGCATATCCGATAATGGAGCTAGCCGACTTTTTCAAACTGCAAGCTAAGATCGCGAGATTTTTTAAGAAAAACTAA
- a CDS encoding DUF2695 domain-containing protein, whose amino-acid sequence MNEKSMEKSKRKEILKAIKEKELAGFRQNLPMPEDKFIRLFDLLDAQLHAHGCDHSLKLTEQILSNLEVKDVLSVLAWLEEQGGYCDCEVMMNVEQKFEYLEEKST is encoded by the coding sequence TTGAATGAAAAATCCATGGAAAAAAGCAAAAGAAAAGAAATTTTAAAAGCTATAAAAGAAAAAGAACTAGCCGGGTTTAGACAAAATTTGCCTATGCCCGAAGATAAATTTATACGGCTTTTTGATCTTTTGGACGCCCAGCTTCACGCGCACGGCTGCGATCACAGCCTAAAACTCACCGAGCAAATCCTCTCAAATTTGGAAGTAAAAGACGTTTTGAGCGTGCTTGCGTGGCTTGAAGAGCAGGGCGGATACTGCGACTGCGAAGTAATGATGAACGTTGAGCAGAAATTTGAGTATTTAGAGGAAAAATCAACATAA
- a CDS encoding pyridoxal phosphate-dependent aminotransferase — protein MLSKRVQVLGESLTIEISTKAKEMKARGEDVISFGAGEPDFDTPEIIKNEVKAALDKGCGKYTAVAGTPEVREAVAAKLKRDNGLNYAPNQIITNVGAKHSLFNVFQALIDEGDEVIVPSPYWVSYPEMVKFSGGNPVFIETSEKTGFKITPEQLKAAITPRTKILVLNSPCNPTGAIYSRKELEALGKVLKGTKIIVASDEMYEKLNYEGEFVATAAVSEDMFNRTITINGLSKCGAMPGWRFGYMASPFKELNAAVNKLQSQSTSNINSLTQAGAIPALLGKADEDIAYMKGEFKKRRDLGVEMINAIPGLSVLKPDGAFYLFINCSEVEPDSMKFCKELLEKAKVAVVPGVGFGMDGYFRLSFATDLESIKKGIERIGEFVKSYKR, from the coding sequence ATGCTATCAAAAAGAGTTCAGGTGCTAGGCGAAAGCCTAACTATCGAGATCAGCACCAAGGCAAAAGAGATGAAAGCCCGCGGCGAGGACGTGATCAGTTTTGGCGCGGGCGAACCGGACTTTGACACGCCCGAGATCATCAAAAACGAGGTAAAAGCCGCTCTGGATAAAGGCTGCGGCAAATACACCGCCGTCGCCGGCACGCCCGAAGTAAGAGAAGCGGTTGCCGCAAAGCTAAAGCGCGACAACGGCCTAAACTACGCGCCTAATCAAATCATCACCAACGTCGGCGCCAAGCACTCGCTTTTTAACGTATTTCAGGCGCTAATCGACGAGGGCGACGAGGTTATCGTGCCAAGCCCCTACTGGGTGAGCTACCCCGAGATGGTCAAATTTAGCGGCGGCAACCCCGTCTTTATCGAAACTAGCGAAAAGACCGGCTTTAAAATCACTCCCGAGCAGCTAAAGGCGGCGATCACTCCTAGAACTAAAATTTTAGTATTAAACAGCCCTTGCAATCCGACGGGCGCGATATATAGCCGCAAAGAGCTCGAAGCGCTGGGCAAAGTGCTAAAAGGCACGAAAATCATCGTAGCTAGCGACGAAATGTACGAAAAGCTAAACTACGAGGGCGAATTCGTCGCGACCGCGGCGGTGAGCGAGGATATGTTTAACCGCACGATCACGATAAACGGCCTAAGCAAATGCGGCGCGATGCCGGGTTGGAGATTTGGCTACATGGCTAGCCCGTTTAAAGAGCTAAACGCCGCGGTAAACAAGCTGCAAAGCCAAAGCACGAGCAACATAAACTCCCTAACGCAAGCCGGCGCCATCCCTGCGCTGCTCGGCAAAGCCGACGAGGACATCGCGTATATGAAGGGCGAGTTTAAAAAGCGCCGCGACCTAGGCGTCGAGATGATAAATGCTATACCGGGACTTAGCGTGCTTAAGCCCGACGGCGCGTTTTATCTTTTTATAAACTGCTCCGAGGTCGAGCCTGATAGTATGAAATTTTGCAAAGAGCTGCTAGAAAAGGCGAAGGTTGCCGTGGTGCCGGGCGTGGGATTTGGTATGGACGGATACTTTAGGCTATCTTTTGCAACCGATTTAGAAAGTATCAAAAAAGGTATCGAGAGGATCGGCGAATTTGTAAAAAGCTATAAAAGATAA
- the speA gene encoding biosynthetic arginine decarboxylase, protein MYDYGLNLWGNNNFIVENGKICVNTGSKPAIIDIVKSIRSEGYRGPLLLRFPHLIHKQISQIYKSFESAKNEFGYKGSFNAVYPLKVNQYPGFVKNLVRHGQKYGYGLEAGSKAELLLVMAYNNEGAPITVNGFKDKEMINIGFIAAEMGHNITLTIEGLNELEAIIAIAKERFTPKPNIGLRIRLHSSGSGIWAKSGGINSKFGLTATELIEAVNLLKEANLLDRFNMIHFHIGSQITEIHPLKKALIEAGNIYAELRKMGAKNLKAINLGGGLAIEYSQFKENSSRNYTLSEYANDVVYLLKTMATQRNEVEPDIFIESGRFVSASHAVLVAPVLELFSQDYTEEKLVLKKKNPQLITELNDLLSTIKPSNAIEYLHDSIDHMESILTLFDLGYVDLQDRSNAEILTHLIIKKAAKILGTKQHNAELLKLQEEAQERYLVNFSLFQSLPDFWGLKQNFPIMPLDRLDVRPTRSASLWDITCDSDGEIGFDDEENPLFLHDVDVEKEEYFLGFFLVGAYQEVLGMKHNLFTHPTEATIEIDAEGFKVSHLLESQSILDIMEDLDYDIYEIQDILNERIEKSKLVTDSQRKQILGEMYLFLNDNGYLKTIS, encoded by the coding sequence ATGTATGATTACGGTTTAAATTTATGGGGAAACAATAACTTCATCGTCGAAAACGGTAAAATTTGCGTCAATACCGGCTCAAAACCCGCCATCATCGACATCGTAAAAAGCATCAGGAGCGAAGGCTACCGAGGCCCGCTATTGCTGCGTTTCCCTCACCTCATACACAAGCAGATTTCGCAAATTTACAAAAGCTTTGAGAGCGCGAAAAACGAATTCGGCTACAAAGGCAGCTTTAACGCCGTCTATCCGCTAAAAGTAAATCAATATCCCGGCTTTGTAAAAAACCTAGTCCGTCACGGCCAAAAATACGGCTACGGGCTGGAGGCGGGCTCAAAGGCCGAGCTGCTGCTGGTGATGGCGTATAATAATGAAGGCGCGCCGATCACCGTAAACGGCTTTAAGGATAAAGAGATGATAAACATCGGCTTTATCGCGGCTGAAATGGGGCACAACATCACGCTAACGATCGAGGGACTAAACGAGCTTGAGGCTATCATCGCCATCGCAAAAGAGCGTTTCACGCCAAAGCCAAACATCGGCCTGCGCATCAGGCTGCACAGCAGCGGATCTGGTATCTGGGCTAAAAGCGGCGGCATAAACTCCAAATTCGGGCTAACTGCTACCGAGCTAATCGAAGCGGTAAATTTGCTAAAAGAGGCAAATTTGCTCGATCGATTTAATATGATCCACTTTCACATCGGTTCGCAAATCACAGAAATCCACCCGCTAAAAAAGGCCCTAATCGAAGCAGGAAATATCTACGCCGAGCTGCGAAAAATGGGCGCAAAAAACCTAAAAGCCATAAATTTAGGCGGCGGCCTAGCCATAGAGTACTCGCAGTTTAAGGAAAACTCAAGCCGAAACTACACACTTAGCGAATACGCCAACGACGTGGTCTATCTGCTAAAGACGATGGCGACGCAGCGAAACGAGGTGGAGCCCGATATCTTTATCGAGAGCGGCCGCTTCGTCTCGGCTTCGCACGCGGTACTAGTCGCGCCGGTTTTGGAGCTCTTTAGCCAGGACTACACCGAGGAAAAGCTCGTGCTGAAAAAGAAAAATCCTCAGCTAATCACCGAGCTAAACGACCTGCTAAGCACGATAAAACCGTCAAATGCGATAGAATATCTGCACGATAGCATCGATCATATGGAGAGCATTTTGACGCTATTTGATCTGGGATACGTCGATCTGCAAGACCGCTCGAACGCTGAAATTTTAACCCACCTAATCATCAAAAAAGCGGCTAAAATCCTAGGCACCAAACAGCACAACGCCGAGCTTTTAAAGCTGCAAGAAGAGGCGCAGGAGCGCTACCTAGTAAACTTCTCGCTATTTCAGTCGTTGCCTGATTTTTGGGGGTTAAAGCAAAATTTCCCTATCATGCCGCTTGACCGCCTAGACGTGCGCCCTACCCGCTCGGCGTCGCTGTGGGACATCACCTGCGATAGCGACGGCGAGATAGGCTTTGACGACGAGGAAAATCCTCTGTTTTTGCACGACGTAGACGTGGAAAAGGAAGAGTACTTTTTGGGATTTTTCCTAGTCGGAGCGTATCAGGAGGTGCTAGGCATGAAACACAACCTCTTTACTCACCCGACCGAAGCTACTATCGAGATAGACGCAGAAGGATTTAAAGTGTCGCACCTGCTAGAAAGCCAGTCTATCCTTGATATCATGGAGGATCTGGACTACGACATCTACGAGATCCAGGACATCCTAAACGAGCGCATCGAAAAGTCAAAACTCGTAACCGACTCGCAGCGCAAGCAAATTTTAGGCGAAATGTATCTGTTTTTAAACGATAACGGCTATCTAAAAACCATATCTTAA
- the hisS gene encoding histidine--tRNA ligase, translating into MISALRGMKDVLPPQSGLYERIIKICEEVAKNYGYEFVLAPHLEQTALFRRSVGESSDIVGKEMYQFEDKGGNDVCLRPEGTAGVVRAFIEAKFDRAGGVRRYFYHGSMFRYERPQKGRLREFHQFGCECFGEPSVYEDASVILMINEIFSRLGIKTKLLINSLGDAASMGTYREKLVKFLDEHEGQICEDCKRRKLTNPIRVLDCKVESCQKIYENAPLIIGSLNDECAGEFKKLQEILSGNGVEFEIDPKLVRGLDYYCKTAFEFVSNEIGAQSAVAGGGRYDRLVEYLGGKASYGVGFAMGIERIMEILGGRESESKRNGVYIGAMDADGVDAVYKIAINLRKNLPVLVSYEPKKLQKHLNAADNANARVCLCVGEDELKSGKIWLKDLSEKAEKTIDLADLESELKRILNV; encoded by the coding sequence ATGATTAGCGCATTAAGGGGGATGAAGGATGTTTTGCCGCCCCAGTCGGGACTTTACGAGAGGATAATCAAAATCTGCGAAGAGGTCGCGAAAAACTACGGATACGAGTTCGTGCTGGCTCCGCACCTAGAGCAAACGGCGCTTTTTCGTCGCAGCGTCGGGGAGAGTAGCGACATCGTGGGCAAGGAGATGTATCAGTTTGAGGACAAAGGCGGCAACGACGTTTGCCTGCGTCCGGAGGGGACTGCCGGCGTCGTGCGTGCCTTTATCGAGGCTAAATTTGACCGCGCCGGCGGCGTGAGACGGTACTTTTATCACGGTTCGATGTTTCGCTATGAGCGTCCGCAAAAAGGGCGTTTGCGTGAGTTTCATCAGTTTGGCTGCGAGTGCTTTGGCGAGCCTAGCGTTTATGAGGATGCGAGCGTTATTTTGATGATAAACGAGATTTTTTCGCGGCTAGGTATCAAAACTAAGCTACTTATAAATTCGCTCGGAGACGCTGCCAGTATGGGCACATACCGCGAAAAGCTAGTTAAATTTTTAGACGAGCACGAGGGTCAAATTTGCGAGGACTGTAAGCGCAGAAAGCTCACAAATCCTATCCGCGTACTAGACTGCAAGGTCGAAAGCTGTCAAAAAATCTACGAAAACGCACCGCTGATAATCGGTAGCCTAAACGACGAATGCGCGGGCGAGTTTAAAAAGCTGCAAGAAATTTTAAGCGGCAACGGCGTGGAGTTTGAGATAGATCCAAAACTCGTGCGCGGGCTTGATTATTACTGTAAAACGGCGTTTGAGTTCGTTTCAAACGAGATCGGCGCACAAAGCGCGGTCGCGGGTGGCGGACGCTACGACAGGCTGGTTGAGTACCTAGGCGGCAAGGCTAGCTACGGCGTGGGCTTTGCGATGGGTATCGAGCGCATAATGGAAATCCTAGGCGGCCGCGAGAGCGAGAGTAAAAGAAACGGAGTGTATATCGGCGCGATGGACGCCGATGGCGTGGACGCGGTCTATAAAATAGCGATAAATTTAAGAAAAAACCTTCCAGTTCTCGTTAGCTATGAGCCTAAAAAGCTACAAAAACACCTAAATGCCGCGGATAATGCAAACGCTAGGGTTTGCCTTTGCGTCGGTGAGGACGAACTAAAATCGGGCAAAATTTGGCTAAAAGATCTGAGCGAAAAAGCCGAAAAAACGATTGATTTGGCAGATCTGGAGAGTGAGCTTAAAAGGATTTTAAATGTATGA
- the tmk gene encoding dTMP kinase has translation MYILFEGIDGAGKSTQIARLAAAYTQAIVTKEPGGTKLGENLREILLKENDLDKRAEILLFLADRAEHFGKIIKPNLDKMILSDRGFVSGMAYALAGGNFSFEELLNLNKFALQGNFPQKIVFFKADESTLRSRLGLRAQMDGIEARGFEYLLRVQDAMEEILQKLGVCYVTIGAAWDEEKITNLIKEFIND, from the coding sequence TTGTATATTTTATTCGAAGGTATCGACGGCGCGGGCAAAAGTACGCAGATAGCGCGGCTGGCGGCGGCTTACACGCAAGCGATCGTGACTAAAGAACCGGGCGGCACGAAGCTTGGCGAAAATTTGCGCGAGATTTTACTAAAGGAAAACGATCTGGATAAAAGGGCCGAAATTTTGCTATTTTTGGCCGATAGAGCCGAGCATTTCGGTAAAATAATAAAACCGAACTTAGATAAAATGATTTTGAGCGACAGAGGTTTTGTCTCCGGTATGGCTTACGCGCTGGCGGGTGGAAATTTTAGCTTTGAAGAGCTTTTAAATTTAAACAAATTCGCCCTGCAAGGAAATTTTCCGCAAAAAATAGTATTTTTTAAAGCGGACGAAAGCACGTTAAGATCGCGCCTAGGCTTGCGCGCGCAGATGGACGGCATAGAGGCTAGAGGTTTTGAGTATCTACTAAGAGTGCAGGACGCGATGGAGGAAATTTTACAAAAACTGGGCGTCTGCTACGTCACAATAGGCGCCGCCTGGGACGAAGAAAAAATAACGAATTTGATAAAGGAGTTTATAAATGATTAG
- the coaD gene encoding pantetheine-phosphate adenylyltransferase — protein MKACIYPGTFDPVTNGHLDVIKRAAKIFDKVIVAVAASESKQPYFSLARRVEMVKISTTDLKNVEVVGFDNLLVDFAKSCGVNIVIRGLRAVSDFEYELQIGYANAVLWDELETVYLMPSLQNAFISSSIVRSVLSHNGDVSKLVPSEILETLKG, from the coding sequence ATGAAAGCTTGTATCTATCCTGGCACCTTTGATCCCGTCACAAACGGCCATCTGGACGTCATAAAGCGTGCGGCTAAAATTTTCGATAAAGTTATCGTTGCAGTTGCGGCTAGCGAGAGCAAGCAGCCATATTTTAGTTTGGCTAGACGCGTAGAAATGGTTAAAATCTCAACGACGGACCTAAAAAACGTCGAGGTCGTGGGCTTTGATAACTTGCTCGTTGATTTCGCCAAAAGCTGCGGCGTAAACATCGTGATCCGCGGACTTCGCGCGGTCAGCGACTTTGAGTACGAGCTACAAATCGGCTACGCAAACGCCGTGCTTTGGGATGAGCTTGAGACTGTTTATCTGATGCCGAGTCTGCAAAACGCCTTTATCTCGAGCTCGATCGTGCGCTCCGTTCTTAGCCATAACGGCGACGTCAGCAAGCTGGTTCCGAGCGAAATTTTAGAAACTTTGAAAGGCTAA
- a CDS encoding UbiX family flavin prenyltransferase translates to MKIFLGISGASGVNLGLKLACEIAKRSELHLCVSKNAMNVLEKELNFTDIFYKNGVAAKFEKNHGDKNAADVNFKISAQNLTSCDKNDSQSRRDEDEKSVNFSSAQGELDFGGGDERSKNQSDKISDKAQDLGGNVLNFDALENYALSDANVQICKFDGGEKNERQDAQISGKFGGSKFQNKSEFDKNCTQKDEIYQIWQDLQNRTAIHDDSDLAAAPSSGSFGIDATIVAPCSISTLAKIHAGFADTLITRAAAVALKERKRLVLGVREMPFSTLALEHAAKLSALGAVIAPPVFGYYSGQNSLEDMENFIIGKWLDLLGLEHQIYKRWG, encoded by the coding sequence ATGAAAATTTTTCTAGGCATTAGCGGCGCAAGCGGCGTAAATTTGGGGCTAAAGCTTGCCTGCGAGATAGCAAAAAGAAGCGAACTCCATCTGTGCGTGAGCAAAAACGCGATGAACGTACTGGAAAAAGAGCTAAATTTTACAGATATTTTTTATAAAAACGGCGTAGCGGCTAAATTTGAAAAAAATCACGGCGACAAAAACGCTGCGGACGTAAATTTTAAAATTTCGGCGCAAAATTTGACGTCTTGCGACAAAAACGACTCGCAGTCGCGCCGCGACGAAGACGAAAAAAGCGTAAATTTTAGCTCCGCACAAGGCGAGCTGGACTTTGGAGGTGGAGACGAAAGATCGAAAAATCAAAGCGATAAAATTTCTGATAAAGCGCAAGATTTAGGCGGTAATGTTTTAAATTTTGACGCTTTGGAAAACTACGCCCTTAGCGACGCAAACGTGCAAATTTGCAAATTTGACGGCGGCGAGAAAAACGAGCGACAAGATGCTCAAATTTCAGGTAAATTTGGAGGCAGTAAATTTCAAAACAAAAGCGAATTTGATAAAAACTGTACTCAAAAAGACGAAATTTATCAAATTTGGCAAGATTTGCAAAATCGCACCGCCATCCACGATGACTCCGATCTCGCCGCAGCTCCGAGCTCGGGTTCGTTTGGCATAGACGCTACTATCGTCGCGCCCTGCTCTATTAGCACCCTAGCTAAAATCCACGCCGGCTTTGCCGACACACTGATAACTCGCGCCGCCGCAGTCGCGCTAAAAGAGCGAAAAAGGCTGGTTTTGGGCGTTAGAGAGATGCCGTTTTCTACGCTGGCGCTCGAGCACGCGGCGAAGCTCTCCGCTCTTGGCGCCGTTATCGCGCCGCCGGTTTTTGGATATTATTCCGGTCAAAATAGCCTTGAGGATATGGAAAATTTTATCATCGGCAAGTGGCTAGACCTGCTCGGGTTAGAGCATCAAATTTACAAAAGATGGGGCTAA
- the flgA gene encoding flagellar basal body P-ring formation chaperone FlgA: MYCVSNGKITLADLGFTDKSDEILNLGENKAAKINSRDLAEILKKHGLELEDKSGGETIFVKNCDALALVQRAFLQEVANEFKELQFVKFPLIEPQNELPKNFHEYKFDKIYVNKINPKGSFRASFITPNGSQPSVFFRYEVSAKMPVLRATKPLTTRQMLGIDDFAKDWVELDEFSPDMMSEAPNARLATKQNIKSGEVLRLRQFTPLPLIKKGERVNAVLSDGALSIIVEVTALENGNLGETIKVKNNDKKVFSAQIVSKKQVMIR; encoded by the coding sequence ATGTATTGCGTTTCAAACGGCAAAATCACGCTTGCGGACTTGGGCTTTACGGACAAAAGCGACGAGATTTTAAATTTAGGCGAGAACAAAGCCGCAAAAATAAATTCGCGAGATTTGGCTGAAATTTTAAAAAAACACGGACTAGAGCTTGAGGATAAAAGCGGCGGAGAGACGATATTTGTCAAAAACTGCGACGCATTGGCTCTCGTGCAGCGCGCCTTTTTGCAAGAGGTTGCAAACGAGTTTAAGGAGTTACAATTCGTCAAATTTCCGCTCATCGAACCTCAAAATGAACTTCCTAAAAACTTCCACGAATACAAATTTGACAAAATTTACGTAAATAAAATCAATCCAAAAGGTAGCTTTAGAGCTAGTTTTATCACGCCAAACGGCTCGCAGCCAAGCGTATTTTTTAGATACGAAGTTAGCGCAAAAATGCCTGTTTTGCGGGCTACTAAGCCACTAACGACGCGCCAGATGCTAGGTATAGACGACTTTGCAAAAGACTGGGTCGAGCTTGACGAGTTTAGCCCCGACATGATGAGCGAAGCGCCAAACGCGAGGCTAGCGACGAAGCAAAACATAAAAAGCGGCGAAGTATTGCGGCTACGGCAATTTACCCCGCTACCGCTCATAAAAAAAGGCGAGCGCGTTAACGCCGTGCTTAGCGACGGTGCGCTCAGTATCATAGTCGAAGTCACCGCGCTAGAAAACGGCAATCTAGGCGAGACGATCAAGGTCAAAAATAACGATAAAAAGGTCTTTAGCGCTCAAATCGTCTCAAAAAAACAGGTGATGATAAGATGA
- a CDS encoding molybdopterin molybdotransferase MoeA: protein MTLELAQNLILEKAKFDGCGEFASLERATGKILAQGVVAVKNLPSFDNAAMDGYALNFDDFNEPLSVAATVLAGDEAEITLKKGECVKIMTGAKMPTNADTVVPFEDAILQDSKLSPQSKVKKFNALRYKGEEVKAGEILLKKGEILMPARVMMLAAQGIYCVCVERELKIGIFSSGDEVVEPWQNASEEQIYNANGAGIASLLQSFGFASSYAGIIKDDLESTTHALETAKFDVIITSGGASKGEADFMKTALLNLGFSELFDGVNIRPGRPSKAFIKDKKIVFILPGNPMAAFLMCFLLVVPFLKGTQLEKFDAALNQDVKIKSGRQNIVLGSFLGGKFSVTDNNKFGSGMITPLIKSNAVLVTSESLGELKAGEIVKILKFS from the coding sequence ATGACGCTAGAGCTTGCTCAAAATTTGATCCTAGAAAAAGCTAAATTTGACGGCTGCGGCGAGTTTGCGAGCCTTGAGCGCGCGACGGGCAAAATTTTAGCACAGGGCGTCGTTGCCGTTAAAAATTTGCCTTCCTTCGATAATGCCGCGATGGACGGCTACGCGCTTAATTTTGATGATTTTAACGAGCCGTTAAGCGTCGCGGCAACCGTCTTGGCAGGCGATGAGGCTGAAATCACGCTAAAAAAAGGCGAATGCGTAAAGATAATGACGGGCGCAAAAATGCCGACGAATGCCGACACCGTCGTGCCTTTTGAAGACGCTATTTTGCAGGACAGCAAGCTCTCGCCGCAAAGCAAAGTCAAAAAATTTAACGCCCTAAGATATAAGGGCGAAGAGGTCAAAGCTGGTGAAATTTTGCTAAAAAAAGGCGAAATTTTAATGCCCGCAAGAGTAATGATGCTAGCTGCTCAGGGCATTTATTGCGTCTGTGTAGAGCGCGAGCTAAAGATCGGTATATTTTCAAGCGGCGATGAAGTGGTTGAGCCGTGGCAAAACGCTAGCGAGGAGCAAATATATAACGCAAACGGCGCAGGCATCGCGTCTTTGCTTCAAAGCTTCGGCTTTGCTAGCTCGTACGCAGGCATTATTAAGGACGATCTAGAAAGTACGACGCATGCGCTAGAGACGGCTAAATTTGACGTCATCATAACAAGCGGCGGAGCGAGCAAGGGCGAGGCTGATTTTATGAAAACGGCGCTTTTAAATTTAGGCTTTAGCGAGCTTTTCGACGGCGTAAATATCCGCCCCGGACGACCGAGCAAAGCTTTTATAAAAGATAAAAAAATTGTCTTTATCCTGCCCGGAAATCCGATGGCTGCGTTTTTGATGTGCTTTTTGCTGGTCGTTCCTTTTTTAAAAGGCACACAGCTTGAAAAATTTGACGCCGCCCTAAATCAAGACGTAAAAATAAAATCGGGACGCCAAAATATCGTGCTCGGTAGCTTTTTGGGGGGCAAATTTAGCGTGACGGATAATAATAAATTCGGTTCTGGCATGATAACTCCGCTTATCAAAAGTAACGCCGTTTTGGTAACAAGCGAAAGCCTCGGCGAGCTAAAAGCGGGCGAAATCGTAAAAATTTTGAAATTTTCTTGA